From the Oscarella lobularis chromosome 13, ooOscLobu1.1, whole genome shotgun sequence genome, one window contains:
- the LOC136194865 gene encoding major centromere autoantigen B-like, which translates to MDAGIIKNLKFHYRQLLVKKRLLCYKMETPFAVNVLHALQWLKIAWESVDAQVIRNCYCHAGFRSVGEEAEEPRLPDFFPLWSNAEGAGLTQGIDWAEFVDVDECVAVGPSSEGHSIDDILDTVLPETRQPVDKSSSSDDDDDEIIDTTPPPSFKEAMASIGSALDYLRTIQGSEAECLKLAKIGDYMADQYFKTQKQQRIEQYLEPLNET; encoded by the coding sequence ATGGATGCAGGCATTATAAAGAACTTGAAGTTTCACTATAGACAATTGTTGGTTAAGAAGCGATTGCTCTGCTACAAAATGGAAACGCCGTTCGCGGTTAACGTTCTTCACGCTTTACAGTGGCTAAAAATAGCGTGGGAATCGGTTGATGCGCAAGTCATACGCAATTGCTATTGTCACGCAGGATTTCGCAGCGTGGGTGAAGAAGCCGAAGAACCACGTCTTCCAGATTTCTTTCCTCTTTGGAGCAACGCGGAGGGAGCTGGTCTCACACAAGGGATTGACTGGGCTGAATTTGTTgatgtcgacgaatgcgttGCTGTGGGGCCTAGCAGTGAGGGACACTCCATTGATGATATTTTGGACACAGTTTTACCAGAAACAAGACAACCAGTCGATAAAAGCTCTAGCtctgacgacgatgatgacgaaatAATTGATACTACTCCTCCTCCATCGTTCAAGGAGGCTATGGCAAGCATTGGATCTGCATTGGACTATCTTCGCACAATTCAAGGGTCTGAGGCAGAGTGCCTGAAATTGgcgaaaatcggcgactACATGGCAGACCAATACTTCAAAACCCAGAAGCAGCAACGCATCGAACAGTACTTGGAACCCTTAAATGAAACGTAG